The Methanocella arvoryzae MRE50 DNA window CGTAGTGCTGGTCGCCGCATTATACCTGCTAAGCGTGCGGAAGCCAGAGCAGCAACAGCAGCAGAGGGAAAAGCAGTGAAGACTGCGCTGAAGATCGCCTACGTCGGGACCAATTTTTACGGCTCCCAGGCCCAGCCAGGCCTGCCCACGGTGGAGAGTGAGCTGAGAAAAGCCCTGGAAGAAGCGGGAGCAATTAAACTCGGGACTAAGATCGCCATGGCAGGCCGGACAGACGCGGGCGTTCACGCCCTCGGGCAGGTAGTCGCCTTCGAGCAGGCGGACCCAAAGCTGACCGCCCCCCGAATTATCAATTCGAAGCTGCCCAAAGATCTCTGGGCTTACGCCAGGGCAGAAGTACCCGACGACTTCGACCCCCGGCGGCACGCCACAAGCCGGGAATACAGATATATATTATATGCACCAGACGTGATCGAGCGCCGCCTGAAGGAGTGCTCGTCCCGGTTTTTGGGCACCCACGACTTCACCAACTTCTCCAGCGTAGAGGCCGGCAAGTACCCGGTCAGGACAGTCACCAGGCTCGACATCGCAAAGCGGGGCGACTTTTACATCATCGACATCGAGGCCGACTCATTCCTGTGGAACATGGTGCGTAAGATCGTGACAGCGCTGCGCCTCGTAGGCGAAAACAAGCGGCCCGACGGCTGGATAGAGAAGATGTTCGACCCGGAGTACCGGGAAGGCATACCGCCCGCCGCCCCCGGGGGACTGTACCTGTCCAGAGTCAATTACGACGGCATCGCCTTCGAAGAGGATGAGTACGCCAGACAGAGAGCTTATCAACGGATGCTCAACTCGTTCGAGTGGCATCATACGATTGCTGAGATTTATAAAGAGTTTAAGGATGCGATGAAATAGTCGAGACGACAAATGCCCGGCGACAAGCCGCCTCGTACTTAAATCGCGAATATTTAAAGAGTTGGATGATGAAAGGAATCTCGATCAGGTATAAGAGATAAAAAATCGAAAGTTGGCCCTGTGTGAGTCGAAAATACCGCCAAGCACTCGCTGGATGATAAA harbors:
- the truA gene encoding tRNA pseudouridine(38-40) synthase TruA; the encoded protein is MKTALKIAYVGTNFYGSQAQPGLPTVESELRKALEEAGAIKLGTKIAMAGRTDAGVHALGQVVAFEQADPKLTAPRIINSKLPKDLWAYARAEVPDDFDPRRHATSREYRYILYAPDVIERRLKECSSRFLGTHDFTNFSSVEAGKYPVRTVTRLDIAKRGDFYIIDIEADSFLWNMVRKIVTALRLVGENKRPDGWIEKMFDPEYREGIPPAAPGGLYLSRVNYDGIAFEEDEYARQRAYQRMLNSFEWHHTIAEIYKEFKDAMK